The DNA window GAGCGACGGCCTCGTCGTGTGGCGTGACGCGCACCGGGACGGCCTCAGCGCCGGTTGCGGCGGCGAGCTTGCACACCTGGGCGAACAACGCGGACCAGCAGTCGGGGACGCGGTCCACCTCAAGGGCGTAGTCGTATGTCACGACCCACGCGGCGTGGGAAAACAGGCCCTCCTTGGAGGCGACCCAGCCGGAGTGCTCCGTGCCCGCCATCGGGTGGCCGCCCACGTAACGCTCGCCCATGCCGCGGGCAAGGACGAGCTCGTAGACGGGCTTCTTCACCGAGACCACGTCGGTGATCCCGCAGTCAGGCGCGTGGAGCTGGATCGCGTCGAGGATCTCGGCGACCGCGTCGAAGGGGACGGCGATGACGATGAGGGCGTCGTCGGCTTGAGCGCGCTGGAGGACGTCGACAAGCGAATTGCTCGCGTCGAAGCCATCGCGCTGCGCGGCGCGGGTGCCGTTGCGCGAGTGGGTGTAGCCGTAGGCGGTGTGCCCTTGGGCGACGAGATCGCGCAGCATGGAGCCGCCGATCAGCCCGAGGCCGATGATGCAGACTGGTTTGAGGCGGGTGCTTTGGTT is part of the Corynebacterium imitans genome and encodes:
- a CDS encoding prephenate dehydrogenase gives rise to the protein MRRVNQSTRLKPVCIIGLGLIGGSMLRDLVAQGHTAYGYTHSRNGTRAAQRDGFDASNSLVDVLQRAQADDALIVIAVPFDAVAEILDAIQLHAPDCGITDVVSVKKPVYELVLARGMGERYVGGHPMAGTEHSGWVASKEGLFSHAAWVVTYDYALEVDRVPDCWSALFAQVCKLAAATGAEAVPVRVTPHDEAVARVSHLPHVLAESLALVGDKGGTLAQSLAAGSFKSATRVAGTDPALVRNMCETNAESLVRVLDEYVELLETARQDLSGPAPSMKQLSENGHRAYTRMNARSGARRESVSPIKISSRPVMRLHPGAPGWVQQLKQIESLGGRVEVF